The Streptococcus sp. 29896 genome includes a region encoding these proteins:
- a CDS encoding N-acetyldiaminopimelate deacetylase codes for MLDLIATRRALHQIPELGMEEFKTHAFLMETIEGLLQDCTFAQVRTWKTGILVYLTGSAPEKTIGWRADIDGLPIVEETGLDFKSLHPDRMHACGHDFHMTIALGLLEKMAEQQPKNNLLFLFQPAEENLAGGMLMYEAGAFGDWLPDEFYGLHVRPDLKVGQMATNRATLFAGTCEVKIRFTGKGGHAAFPHTANDALVAASYFVTQVQSVVSRNVDPIEGAVVTFGSMHAGTTNNVIAETAFLHGTIRALTQSMSLLVQKRVREVAEGIALSFGVELDIELNPSGYLPVENNPQLADELMTYFEGVDGVEMIDCPPAMTGEDFGYLLNKVPGVMFWLGVDTPYPLHNPRLSPKEEVLPFAVDKLSDFLKMKAN; via the coding sequence ATGCTAGATTTAATCGCGACACGTCGGGCCCTCCACCAGATTCCAGAGCTGGGCATGGAGGAGTTCAAGACCCACGCCTTTCTTATGGAAACTATCGAAGGTTTACTTCAAGATTGTACTTTTGCCCAAGTCCGCACTTGGAAGACAGGAATCTTGGTTTATCTGACAGGTTCTGCTCCAGAGAAAACGATTGGCTGGCGGGCGGATATTGACGGTCTACCGATCGTGGAGGAGACGGGCCTGGACTTCAAGTCCCTCCACCCAGACAGGATGCACGCCTGCGGACATGATTTCCACATGACCATTGCCTTGGGGCTTTTGGAGAAAATGGCAGAGCAGCAACCGAAAAATAATCTTCTCTTCTTGTTTCAGCCTGCGGAGGAAAATCTAGCAGGTGGCATGCTCATGTATGAAGCGGGAGCTTTCGGGGATTGGTTGCCAGATGAATTTTATGGGCTCCATGTTCGACCAGACCTCAAAGTCGGTCAAATGGCCACCAACCGTGCGACCCTCTTTGCTGGGACCTGTGAAGTCAAGATACGGTTTACAGGAAAGGGTGGCCACGCAGCATTTCCCCATACCGCAAATGATGCCTTGGTGGCAGCAAGCTACTTTGTGACCCAGGTCCAGTCGGTGGTCAGCCGTAACGTTGATCCGATTGAGGGGGCTGTGGTGACCTTCGGCTCCATGCACGCGGGTACGACCAATAATGTCATTGCGGAAACGGCCTTCTTGCATGGCACCATTCGGGCTTTGACCCAGAGCATGAGTCTTCTGGTGCAAAAGCGGGTGCGGGAAGTGGCAGAGGGAATCGCCCTGTCTTTTGGAGTGGAACTGGACATCGAGCTCAATCCAAGCGGCTATCTGCCTGTGGAGAACAATCCTCAGTTGGCGGATGAACTCATGACCTACTTTGAAGGTGTTGACGGAGTGGAGATGATTGACTGTCCACCTGCCATGACGGGTGAAGACTTCGGCTACCTGCTTAACAAGGTTCCGGGTGTTATGTTCTGGTTGGGTGTGGATACGCCTTATCCCCTTCACAATCCACGTCTCAGTCCCAAAGAGGAAGTGCTTCCCTTTGCTGTGGATAAGTTGAGCGATTTTTTGAAAATGAAAGCAAACTAG
- a CDS encoding PTS glucitol/sorbitol transporter subunit IIA: MTKIFEATIVSVGEQAPSMIMEANMLILFGMEAPADLADYCYKISNKDLSGSIRVGGQLVIDGRAYPITAVGSVVEQNLSALGHITIALDGSSEGSLPGTLHVAVDKMPELQENSIVQLFA; the protein is encoded by the coding sequence ATGACAAAAATTTTTGAAGCAACTATTGTAAGTGTTGGGGAACAGGCTCCAAGTATGATTATGGAAGCAAATATGCTGATTCTATTTGGCATGGAGGCTCCTGCAGATTTGGCAGACTACTGCTACAAGATAAGTAATAAGGATTTGTCAGGTTCTATCCGAGTTGGAGGTCAACTGGTTATTGATGGAAGAGCTTATCCAATCACAGCAGTTGGCTCTGTAGTGGAACAAAATCTTTCTGCCTTGGGTCATATCACGATTGCTTTAGATGGGTCCTCAGAAGGCTCTCTGCCAGGGACGCTTCATGTAGCAGTGGATAAGATGCCAGAATTACAGGAAAATAGTATCGTTCAGTTATTTGCATAA
- the galU gene encoding UTP--glucose-1-phosphate uridylyltransferase GalU gives MTKKVRKAVIPAAGLGTRFLPATKALAKEMLPIVDKPTLQFIFEEALRSGIEDILVVTNKSKRSIEDHFDSNFELEHNLREKGKDDLLKLVDDATAIRLHFIRQSYPKGLGDAVLQAKAFVGNEPFVVMLGDDLMDITDESVKPITRQLIEDYEATHASTIAVMPVPHEEVSSYGVIAPHGEGVNGLYSVETFVEKPKPEDAPSDLAIIGRYLLTPEIFDILENQEPGAGNEIQLTDAIDTLNKTQRVFAREFTGKRYDVGDKFGFMKTSIDYALTHPQVKDDVKDYIIELAQQLQDAE, from the coding sequence ATGACAAAAAAAGTTAGAAAAGCCGTTATCCCTGCAGCAGGTTTGGGAACACGTTTCCTTCCAGCAACTAAAGCCCTTGCCAAAGAGATGTTGCCAATCGTTGACAAGCCAACCCTCCAATTCATCTTTGAAGAAGCCCTTCGTTCTGGTATCGAAGATATCTTGGTCGTAACCAATAAATCAAAGCGTTCCATCGAAGACCATTTCGACTCAAACTTTGAATTGGAACATAACCTACGTGAGAAAGGAAAAGATGACCTCTTGAAACTGGTGGATGATGCAACTGCCATTCGCCTTCACTTCATTCGCCAAAGCTATCCAAAAGGATTGGGAGATGCTGTCTTGCAAGCCAAAGCCTTTGTTGGAAATGAACCTTTTGTCGTGATGCTAGGCGATGACCTCATGGATATCACCGATGAGTCTGTTAAACCAATCACCAGACAGCTGATTGAAGACTATGAAGCAACACATGCTTCTACCATCGCAGTGATGCCTGTTCCACATGAAGAAGTTTCATCATATGGTGTCATCGCACCTCATGGTGAAGGAGTCAACGGCCTTTACAGTGTTGAAACCTTTGTAGAAAAACCAAAACCAGAAGATGCACCATCTGACCTTGCCATTATTGGTCGCTACCTTTTGACACCTGAAATCTTTGATATCTTGGAAAATCAAGAACCAGGTGCCGGCAATGAAATCCAGTTGACAGATGCCATTGATACCCTCAACAAGACACAGCGCGTATTTGCTCGTGAATTTACTGGCAAACGTTATGATGTCGGAGATAAATTTGGCTTCATGAAAACTTCGATTGACTACGCATTGACCCATCCACAGGTCAAAGATGATGTCAAAGACTACATCATTGAGCTCGCTCAACAACTCCAAGACGCAGAATAA
- a CDS encoding 5-formyltetrahydrofolate cyclo-ligase has translation MDKKEIRQEVLQRLKALTSSQRARWSQQLTERLLSSDTYKCSKSLGTYLSMPHEFDTFYLIEQAQKDGKQIFIPKTYSQGRMDFVEYNPDDLVKSRFGVWEPGTYSQPVDKSVVKLIHVPGLAWNQAGFRVGYGGGFYDRYLADYQGETVSTLTDFQVYDFEPDVFDIPVKELLIFEELF, from the coding sequence GTGGATAAAAAAGAAATTCGGCAAGAGGTCTTGCAGAGATTGAAAGCCTTGACTAGTAGCCAGCGAGCAAGATGGAGTCAGCAACTAACAGAAAGGCTCCTTTCATCTGACACCTATAAGTGCTCAAAGTCGCTTGGGACCTACCTTTCCATGCCCCATGAGTTTGACACTTTTTACCTGATTGAGCAGGCTCAAAAGGACGGCAAGCAGATTTTCATCCCTAAGACCTATTCACAAGGGCGTATGGATTTTGTAGAATATAATCCTGATGATTTGGTGAAATCTAGGTTTGGAGTTTGGGAACCTGGGACTTATTCACAACCTGTGGATAAGTCTGTGGTTAAGTTGATCCATGTTCCTGGTTTAGCTTGGAATCAAGCGGGTTTTCGAGTGGGCTATGGAGGCGGTTTTTATGATCGCTACCTAGCAGATTATCAGGGGGAGACGGTATCGACTTTGACAGACTTTCAAGTCTATGATTTTGAACCAGATGTATTTGATATTCCAGTAAAGGAGTTGTTGATTTTTGAAGAACTTTTTTGA
- a CDS encoding NAD(P)H-dependent glycerol-3-phosphate dehydrogenase, whose product MSQQTIAVLGPGSWGTALAQVLNDNGHQVRIWGNIPEQIDEINEQHTNKRYFKEIVLDEKIKGYKDLAETLDGVDAVLFVVPTKVTRLVAKQVAQALKHKVVVMHASKGLEPDSHKRLSEVLEEEIPAELRSEIVVVSGPSHAEETIVRDLTLISAASKDLETATYVQNLFSNRYFRLYTNNDVIGVETAGALKNIIAVGAGALHGLGYGDNAKAAIIARGLTEITRLGVAMGANPLTYSGLSGVGDLIVTGTSVHSRNWRAGDLLGKGEKLEDIEANMGMVIEGISTTKAAYELAQELGVYMPITQAIYSVIYQGASIQDAIQEIMSGEFRQENEWS is encoded by the coding sequence CTGGCTCTTGGGGAACAGCCCTCGCACAGGTACTCAATGACAACGGCCATCAGGTCCGTATTTGGGGAAATATTCCTGAACAAATTGACGAAATCAATGAACAGCATACCAATAAACGGTATTTCAAAGAGATCGTCCTAGACGAGAAGATTAAAGGCTACAAGGATTTGGCAGAAACCTTAGACGGTGTGGATGCCGTTCTCTTCGTTGTACCGACCAAGGTGACCCGTCTGGTTGCCAAGCAAGTGGCCCAAGCTCTCAAGCACAAGGTCGTTGTGATGCACGCTTCTAAAGGTCTGGAGCCTGATAGTCACAAGCGCTTGTCAGAGGTCTTGGAAGAAGAGATTCCTGCTGAACTCCGATCAGAAATCGTTGTGGTTTCAGGACCAAGCCATGCAGAAGAAACTATTGTCCGCGATTTAACCTTAATTTCTGCCGCATCGAAAGATTTGGAAACTGCAACCTACGTCCAAAATCTCTTTAGCAACCGCTACTTCCGCCTCTACACCAACAATGATGTCATCGGTGTGGAAACAGCGGGTGCTTTGAAAAACATCATCGCAGTTGGTGCAGGTGCCCTTCACGGCCTCGGTTACGGTGATAATGCCAAGGCAGCTATCATTGCTCGTGGATTAACAGAAATTACCCGACTCGGTGTAGCCATGGGGGCCAATCCCTTGACTTACAGCGGTCTATCTGGCGTCGGCGACTTGATTGTTACAGGTACATCTGTTCACTCTCGTAACTGGCGAGCCGGCGATTTGCTTGGCAAAGGAGAGAAACTCGAAGATATCGAAGCCAATATGGGCATGGTTATCGAAGGGATTTCCACTACCAAAGCAGCCTACGAATTGGCACAAGAATTGGGTGTTTACATGCCTATTACCCAGGCCATCTACAGCGTGATTTACCAAGGGGCAAGTATCCAAGATGCTATCCAAGAAATCATGTCTGGTGAATTCCGCCAGGAAAATGAATGGTCATAA
- a CDS encoding rhomboid family intramembrane serine protease, with translation MKNFFDKRYPVTNALLAVTALVFLLIQVFRFGQTTTAYTIFEFGGMYGQVVRYDPTQLWRLISPIFVHIGWEHFLFNSFTLYALGYQLEPLFGSRRFFLLYLLSGIMGNVFVYFFTPGVVGAGASTSLFGLFAAMGFLRYYSRSAYLQLLGQRYTALLLINLALGLFNPAISMAGHIGGAIGGCLAVVCLPPRLEKQTFTAQQTGWALVGYLLLFFGLLFVGFLF, from the coding sequence TTGAAGAACTTTTTTGATAAGCGCTATCCTGTGACCAATGCCTTGTTGGCAGTCACGGCTCTTGTTTTTCTTTTGATACAAGTGTTTCGATTTGGGCAGACCACTACAGCCTATACGATTTTTGAATTCGGTGGAATGTACGGTCAAGTGGTGCGTTATGATCCGACTCAGTTGTGGCGCTTGATTTCCCCTATCTTTGTCCACATTGGTTGGGAACATTTCTTGTTTAACAGCTTCACTCTCTATGCCTTGGGATATCAGTTGGAGCCTTTATTTGGCAGTCGGAGGTTTTTCTTGCTCTACCTTCTTTCGGGAATCATGGGAAATGTCTTTGTTTACTTCTTTACTCCTGGAGTTGTTGGTGCAGGCGCCTCCACTTCCTTATTTGGATTGTTTGCTGCTATGGGCTTCTTACGTTATTACAGTAGAAGTGCCTATCTTCAGCTCCTGGGGCAGCGTTATACAGCTTTGCTCTTGATCAACCTAGCCTTGGGGCTCTTTAATCCAGCTATTAGTATGGCAGGTCATATTGGTGGGGCTATCGGTGGCTGTTTGGCAGTGGTTTGTCTGCCGCCAAGACTGGAAAAACAAACCTTTACTGCCCAGCAGACAGGATGGGCCCTTGTGGGCTATCTACTCTTGTTTTTTGGTCTCTTATTTGTAGGATTTTTGTTTTAA
- the dapD gene encoding 2,3,4,5-tetrahydropyridine-2,6-dicarboxylate N-acetyltransferase, with product MTAQKMTAQEIIAFIGNAVKKTTVKVTFEGELAGPVPAEVTKLGNVLFGDWKDVEPLLANLTENVDYVVEQDGRNSAVPLLDKRNINARIEPGAIIRDQVTIGDNAVIMMGAVINIGAEIGPGTMIDMGAILGGRATVGKNSHIGAGAVLAGVIEPASAEPVRVGDNVLVGANAVVIEGVQIGSGSVVAAGAIVTQDVPENVVVAGVPARIIKEIDAQTQQKTALEEALRTL from the coding sequence ATGACTGCACAAAAAATGACTGCCCAAGAGATCATTGCCTTTATCGGTAATGCTGTGAAGAAGACAACTGTTAAAGTAACTTTTGAAGGTGAATTGGCTGGGCCTGTTCCTGCTGAAGTGACAAAGCTTGGCAATGTCCTCTTCGGTGACTGGAAGGATGTCGAGCCACTCTTAGCAAACTTGACTGAAAATGTGGACTACGTTGTAGAACAAGACGGCCGCAATTCAGCTGTGCCCTTGCTTGACAAGCGTAACATCAACGCCCGTATCGAGCCAGGTGCCATTATCCGTGACCAAGTGACCATTGGTGATAATGCCGTTATCATGATGGGAGCAGTGATTAACATCGGTGCGGAAATCGGTCCAGGTACCATGATTGACATGGGAGCTATCCTTGGTGGTCGTGCAACGGTTGGTAAAAACAGCCACATCGGTGCAGGTGCGGTCCTTGCAGGTGTCATCGAGCCAGCTTCTGCCGAGCCAGTTCGTGTCGGCGACAACGTTTTGGTCGGTGCCAATGCTGTTGTTATCGAGGGCGTGCAAATCGGTAGCGGTTCTGTTGTGGCCGCAGGTGCTATTGTGACCCAAGATGTTCCTGAAAATGTAGTGGTAGCAGGTGTGCCAGCCCGTATCATCAAGGAAATCGACGCTCAAACCCAACAAAAAACAGCCTTGGAAGAGGCTTTGCGGACACTTTAA
- a CDS encoding metallophosphoesterase family protein, which yields MKIEFFVVGDIHGKFELLLDILKKWDEERQQLIFLGDVIDRGENSKGCLELVWQLVREKGAICLTGNHERMLLAWLRNPLERYDHYRRNGGDTTINSLLGRPLDAPVDGLVDANAVMEQYADMIDFLKSCPYHLETERYIFVHAGIDLTLTDWRETSEHDKVWLRTAFHEAENTTGKTIVFGHTPVYNLYQTKLRISQIWTSPDGKMGIDGGAVYGGVLHGIHLDTDGLVADYSVACVKGQKFT from the coding sequence ATGAAAATAGAATTTTTTGTAGTAGGTGATATTCACGGTAAATTTGAATTGCTGCTCGATATTTTAAAAAAATGGGATGAAGAGAGACAACAGCTTATTTTTCTTGGTGATGTGATTGACCGTGGTGAAAATTCAAAGGGCTGTCTAGAGCTGGTCTGGCAGCTGGTGCGTGAAAAGGGAGCGATTTGTTTAACAGGTAATCATGAACGGATGTTGTTGGCCTGGTTGCGGAATCCTTTGGAACGCTATGACCACTATCGGAGAAATGGTGGCGATACGACCATCAATTCTCTACTGGGCCGTCCCTTGGATGCCCCTGTGGATGGTCTGGTGGATGCAAATGCGGTGATGGAGCAATATGCGGATATGATTGACTTTCTCAAGTCTTGCCCCTATCATCTGGAGACCGAGCGCTATATTTTTGTCCATGCGGGCATTGATCTGACCTTGACAGACTGGAGAGAGACTAGTGAGCATGACAAGGTTTGGTTGCGAACTGCCTTTCATGAAGCGGAAAATACCACAGGTAAAACCATTGTCTTTGGACATACCCCTGTTTACAATCTTTATCAGACCAAACTCCGTATCAGTCAGATTTGGACCAGTCCAGATGGAAAAATGGGAATCGACGGTGGAGCTGTTTACGGAGGGGTTCTACACGGCATTCATCTAGATACTGACGGGCTTGTGGCAGACTATAGTGTTGCTTGTGTGAAGGGGCAGAAATTTACCTAA